Proteins from a single region of Nerophis ophidion isolate RoL-2023_Sa linkage group LG08, RoL_Noph_v1.0, whole genome shotgun sequence:
- the ormdl3 gene encoding ORM1-like protein 3, protein MNVGTAHSEVNPNTRVMNSRGMWLSYILGIGLLHVILLSIPFASVPVVWTLTNLIHNLCMYLLLHTVKGTPFETPDQGKARLLTHWEQMDYGVQFTASRKFLTITPIVLYILTSFYTKYDRVHFVVNTVSLLTVLIPKLPQLHGVRLFGINKY, encoded by the exons ATGAACGTGGGCACGGCGCACAGCGAGGTGAACCCCAACACGCGCGTGATGAACAGCCGCGGCATGTGGCTGTCGTACATCCTGGGCATCGGCCTGCTGCACGTCATACTGCTCAGCATCCCCTTCGCCAGCGTGCCCGTGGTGTGGACCCTCACCAACCTCATCCACAACCTG TGCATGTACCTGCTCCTGCACACCGTCAAAGGGACGCCCTTCGAGACCCCTGACCAGGGCAAGGCCCGCCTCCTCACGCACTGGGAGCAAATGGACTACGGCGTGCAGTTCACCGCCTCGCGCAAGTTTCTCACCATCACGCCCATCGTCCT gtacaTCCTCACCAGCTTTTACACCAAATACGACCGGGTCCATTTCGTGGTGAACACGGTGTCGCTGCTCACCGTGCTCATTCCCAAGCTGCCTCAGCTGCACGGCGTGCGCCTCTTTGGCATCAACAAATACTGA